In Desulfomonile tiedjei DSM 6799, a genomic segment contains:
- the lipB gene encoding lipoyl(octanoyl) transferase LipB yields MLLVNLPTLDYGRALELQKAVVAARLSQSCPDVILILEHPHTITLGVRGNPSDILVSDRCLLNKGIALYYSDRGGEATYHGPGQVVCYPIMDLRSLRITVKDYVRRLERTIIGGLARLGVHAFKEDRKTGVWTGPDRKIASIGIRIMRRVTYHGFSLNVDLELDPSEFMVSCGMPQARMVSISDVLSDTVSMESVRASLAESFSTEFQVRLEPCPGREFLERVCC; encoded by the coding sequence ATGTTGCTGGTAAATCTTCCCACATTGGATTACGGCCGTGCGCTTGAATTGCAGAAAGCCGTTGTAGCCGCGCGACTGTCACAATCTTGCCCGGATGTCATTCTCATCCTGGAGCATCCGCACACCATCACTCTGGGAGTACGAGGTAACCCTTCGGACATCCTTGTTTCCGATCGATGTCTCTTGAATAAAGGAATTGCGCTCTACTACTCGGACCGGGGCGGAGAAGCAACGTATCACGGACCGGGCCAGGTGGTATGCTATCCCATTATGGATTTGCGCTCGTTACGGATAACAGTGAAGGACTACGTCAGACGGCTTGAACGGACTATCATCGGCGGTCTCGCACGATTGGGGGTTCACGCGTTCAAAGAAGATCGCAAGACAGGGGTCTGGACCGGCCCTGACCGGAAGATAGCGTCAATCGGCATCAGGATCATGCGCCGCGTCACGTACCACGGATTCAGCCTCAATGTGGATCTCGAGCTTGATCCGTCCGAATTCATGGTTTCCTGCGGGATGCCTCAGGCTCGAATGGTAAGCATCAGTGACGTTTTATCCGACACCGTTTCCATGGAATCTGTAAGAGCCTCATTGGCCGAATCTTTTTCAACAGAATTCCAGGTTCGGCTTGAGCCGTGTCCAGGCCGGGAATTCCTCGAGCGAGTGTGTTGCTGA
- a CDS encoding acetyl-CoA C-acetyltransferase translates to MKEVVIIDAVRTPVASFGGALTGVPAVELGTIVVKELIKRTGIDPAQIDEMVFGCVLQGGQGQNVARQVLIRSGIPENVPALTINKVCASGLRSVSLAAQMIKAGDADVVIAGGTENMSNAPYALTKARWGARMNDDSMVDLMIHDGLWEAFNNYHMGMTAENVAEKYGITREQQDEFSAGSQQRAERAIKEGRFKDEIVPVVIPQRKGDPKVFDTDEHPRFGTTKEALSKLKPAFTKQGTVTAGNASGINDGAAAVLVMSAEKAKELGLKPKVKVVSYASAGVDPKIMGIGPVPATRKALEKAGLKLEDIDLIEANEAFAAQTLAVAADLGFDSEKVNVNGGAVALGHPIGASGARIFTSLLHEMMKRENVKRGLATLCVGGGMGAALIVEKV, encoded by the coding sequence GTAGCGTCTTTCGGTGGGGCCCTAACAGGCGTGCCTGCGGTGGAACTCGGAACGATAGTTGTAAAGGAACTTATAAAGAGAACAGGTATAGACCCGGCTCAGATTGACGAGATGGTGTTTGGCTGCGTACTTCAGGGAGGCCAGGGCCAGAATGTGGCCCGGCAAGTCTTGATTCGATCTGGGATTCCAGAGAATGTCCCGGCTCTGACAATCAACAAAGTATGTGCCTCGGGTTTGAGGTCTGTCTCTCTCGCCGCTCAGATGATCAAGGCAGGTGATGCCGATGTGGTTATTGCAGGCGGCACCGAAAACATGTCCAATGCGCCGTACGCTCTTACCAAGGCCCGGTGGGGTGCACGCATGAATGATGACTCCATGGTGGACCTCATGATCCATGACGGTCTCTGGGAAGCCTTTAATAATTACCACATGGGCATGACCGCGGAGAACGTGGCGGAGAAATACGGAATTACCCGCGAACAACAGGATGAGTTCAGTGCCGGGAGTCAGCAACGTGCGGAACGCGCGATTAAAGAAGGACGATTCAAGGATGAAATCGTCCCCGTGGTCATTCCTCAGCGAAAGGGCGATCCCAAAGTATTCGATACCGACGAACATCCGCGTTTCGGAACGACGAAAGAAGCTTTAAGCAAACTGAAACCGGCTTTTACAAAACAGGGAACCGTAACAGCCGGTAATGCGTCAGGAATAAATGACGGCGCGGCGGCAGTGCTCGTTATGTCCGCGGAGAAGGCGAAAGAATTGGGGCTAAAACCAAAAGTGAAAGTCGTATCCTACGCGTCGGCAGGAGTAGATCCTAAGATCATGGGAATCGGGCCGGTGCCGGCCACCCGGAAAGCACTCGAGAAAGCCGGTCTCAAGCTTGAGGATATCGACCTTATCGAAGCGAATGAAGCCTTTGCAGCGCAGACTCTGGCAGTTGCCGCGGACCTCGGATTCGATTCCGAGAAAGTGAACGTAAACGGTGGAGCGGTTGCTCTCGGACATCCCATTGGAGCTTCCGGGGCTCGCATTTTCACCTCGCTTCTCCACGAAATGATGAAAAGAGAGAACGTGAAGCGAGGTCTTGCCACTTTGTGTGTGGGCGGCGGCATGGGTGCCGCGCTTATTGTAGAAAAAGTGTGA
- a CDS encoding ABC transporter permease, giving the protein MPVPFSYSVRNLWTRKLTTMLTAGGMALVAFVFAAVLMLAEGLEQTLVETGSPENAIVLRGAAETEVASVIERSSGSIIEVQPEIAQNGLGETIAAKEALVLVTLPKRSTGKPTNVIVRGVGPHSLELRPQVKLIAGRLFRPGSREIIVGKGLAENMKGAHLGGSLHFAMSDWVVVGTFDAGQTAFSSEVWTDADQLMQAFRRDAYSSLIARVPGRHAFESLKQRLENDPRLTVQVKREMDFYKEQSEVMSKFIRILGIAMTTFFSFGAILGAMVTMYSAVANRIREIGTLRAIGFSRASILVAFLAESLLLGLIGGLVGIVCSSVLQFLTISTVNWETFSELAFGFRLTPAIAGYTLAFALIMGFMGGLFPAWRAARLKIVDSLRQD; this is encoded by the coding sequence ATGCCTGTACCTTTTTCCTACAGCGTGCGAAATCTCTGGACAAGAAAACTCACCACTATGCTCACAGCGGGTGGAATGGCTTTAGTCGCGTTTGTCTTCGCCGCGGTTTTAATGCTTGCTGAAGGACTCGAGCAAACCCTTGTGGAGACCGGCTCGCCCGAAAATGCAATCGTACTGCGAGGCGCTGCGGAAACTGAGGTAGCCAGTGTCATAGAGCGATCTTCCGGATCTATTATCGAGGTGCAGCCTGAAATTGCTCAAAACGGTCTTGGAGAAACTATCGCTGCAAAGGAGGCCCTGGTTCTCGTAACTCTTCCCAAGAGATCCACAGGTAAGCCGACGAACGTCATCGTGCGCGGTGTAGGTCCGCATTCCCTGGAACTGCGTCCCCAAGTGAAGTTGATTGCCGGTCGGCTTTTCAGACCGGGGTCGCGGGAGATTATTGTAGGTAAGGGGCTCGCTGAGAACATGAAGGGCGCTCACCTGGGAGGGTCGCTCCATTTTGCCATGTCGGACTGGGTTGTAGTTGGGACCTTTGACGCGGGGCAGACTGCTTTCAGTTCTGAAGTATGGACAGATGCGGATCAATTGATGCAAGCTTTTCGACGAGATGCGTATTCCAGCCTTATCGCAAGAGTTCCCGGTAGACATGCCTTCGAATCACTAAAACAGCGGCTGGAAAACGATCCTCGTCTGACGGTCCAAGTCAAACGTGAAATGGATTTCTACAAAGAACAGTCCGAAGTCATGTCAAAATTCATCCGGATACTCGGGATCGCCATGACAACGTTTTTCAGTTTCGGGGCAATTCTCGGCGCGATGGTGACTATGTACTCCGCGGTCGCCAACAGGATTCGTGAGATCGGCACTTTGCGAGCCATTGGTTTCAGCCGGGCGAGTATTCTTGTGGCATTCCTGGCGGAATCCCTTTTACTTGGGCTCATCGGCGGACTGGTGGGGATCGTCTGCAGTTCGGTACTTCAATTCTTGACGATTTCCACCGTGAACTGGGAAACCTTTTCAGAGTTGGCATTCGGATTCAGATTAACTCCTGCAATCGCCGGATATACTCTGGCTTTTGCATTGATCATGGGGTTCATGGGCGGCCTGTTCCCCGCATGGAGAGCCGCTCGACTGAAAATCGTGGATTCCCTGCGCCAGGACTGA